In the genome of Taurinivorans muris, one region contains:
- a CDS encoding YhcH/YjgK/YiaL family protein yields the protein MFFDRLESIGNYGKGAKWREVILQFIHEYPSAYEKKDGTYRLCHGAFYNIMSAELKADNAYEYHKKYIDVHCTLSGTEKIEGAFFSLFIGTGNYSEENDAGFFPDIPEKNCVYYVETGNCAVFFPYEAHKSLLLDDRGDSPKKIKKAVLKIPVELWDEI from the coding sequence ATGTTTTTTGACCGATTGGAAAGCATAGGAAATTACGGAAAAGGGGCGAAGTGGCGGGAAGTTATTTTGCAGTTCATTCATGAATATCCAAGCGCTTATGAAAAAAAAGACGGGACATACCGGCTTTGCCACGGGGCTTTTTACAATATCATGAGTGCGGAACTCAAAGCCGACAACGCCTATGAATATCATAAGAAATATATTGACGTTCATTGCACTTTGAGCGGAACGGAAAAAATCGAGGGTGCGTTTTTTTCATTGTTCATAGGAACAGGCAACTATTCGGAAGAGAACGATGCGGGATTTTTTCCTGATATTCCTGAAAAAAATTGTGTTTATTATGTGGAAACAGGAAATTGCGCGGTTTTTTTCCCTTATGAGGCGCATAAGAGCCTCCTGCTTGACGATAGGGGCGACAGTCCCAAGAAAATAAAGAAAGCCGTGCTTAAAATTCCGGTTGAACTTTGGGATGAAATTTAA
- a CDS encoding RelA/SpoT family protein encodes MVLAEEIVQAALRFNPQVDTKLIEKAYDFASVAHAGQLRMSGEPYFIHPAAVAKNIAEMGFDEHTIAAGLLHDTVEDTNASIEELDEEFGEQVADIVDGVTKINMMTFDTKEEAQAENIRKMILAMSHDIRVPIVKLADRTHNMRTLQFQKPHKKISISQETMDIYAPLANRLGLHKIKQELEDLSFRYLQPDKYAHIANWLETNQVVERQIISKVISKIEEIMAEHGIAGRVFGRIKQVYSIYLKMQAQGSALDEMHDIIAFRVIVKELRDCYAVLGLVHALWRPVAGRFKDYISLPKANGYQSLHSTVIGPEGERIEIQIRTEEMNDFAEHGVASHWLYKENNKNHAIKAGDMPQLQWIRDILERQRDEADSREFMSTLRLDLFSNEIYVFTPKGLVKQLPDGASPLDFAFLIHTDVGFHCVGAKVNGRLVPLSTKLKSGDTVEIITDKNRYPSRDWLKLVKTSKARSKIQNYLRTEEREKAIALGRDMLEKEGRKMGINVIRAVKDGTLSDLISEFSASSVDDLFASVGYAKFTPKKILTKLQALIDPKNIEPQDTPTKPSTADNKDHTGGIVVKGIDDTLVHFAKCCKPVPGDQVVGFISRGRGVIVHLSNCPHLLDLEPERLISVTWQNEEPRPFPATIKVSAKNEKGLLASISAEIANSDVNIESLILTSTIDGKAEVDFTVEVTDAVHLYQLMDKIRKLPNILEAVRGMSDYV; translated from the coding sequence ATTGTTCTTGCTGAAGAGATCGTTCAGGCGGCGTTAAGATTTAATCCTCAGGTTGATACGAAACTGATTGAAAAAGCGTATGATTTTGCGTCAGTCGCCCATGCCGGACAGCTTAGAATGTCGGGTGAGCCTTATTTTATCCATCCTGCGGCTGTGGCGAAAAATATTGCGGAAATGGGTTTTGACGAACATACCATCGCGGCAGGGCTTTTGCATGACACGGTTGAAGACACCAATGCGTCCATCGAAGAACTGGATGAGGAATTTGGCGAGCAAGTTGCCGATATTGTTGACGGTGTCACCAAAATCAATATGATGACTTTTGATACGAAGGAAGAAGCCCAAGCTGAAAATATCCGTAAAATGATTTTGGCAATGAGTCACGATATCCGCGTTCCCATTGTGAAATTGGCGGATAGGACGCATAATATGCGGACACTGCAATTTCAAAAGCCCCATAAAAAAATTTCCATTTCGCAGGAAACCATGGATATTTATGCGCCGCTTGCGAACCGCCTGGGGCTGCATAAGATAAAGCAGGAACTTGAAGACTTGAGTTTCCGTTATCTGCAGCCCGATAAATATGCCCATATTGCAAATTGGCTTGAAACGAACCAGGTTGTCGAGCGTCAAATCATCAGCAAAGTCATTTCCAAGATTGAAGAAATCATGGCTGAACATGGCATTGCGGGCCGTGTTTTCGGGCGTATCAAGCAGGTATACAGTATTTATCTGAAAATGCAGGCGCAGGGCTCCGCTCTTGATGAAATGCATGATATTATCGCATTCCGCGTTATTGTGAAGGAACTGCGTGATTGTTACGCCGTGCTGGGTTTGGTGCATGCCTTGTGGCGTCCTGTTGCGGGGCGTTTCAAAGACTATATCTCTTTACCGAAAGCTAACGGCTACCAAAGTTTGCACAGTACGGTGATAGGTCCTGAAGGGGAGCGCATTGAAATTCAGATCCGTACCGAGGAAATGAATGATTTTGCGGAACACGGGGTCGCTTCCCACTGGCTTTATAAGGAAAATAATAAAAATCATGCCATTAAAGCCGGGGATATGCCGCAGCTGCAATGGATACGGGATATTTTGGAGCGTCAGCGCGATGAGGCGGATTCCCGCGAGTTTATGAGCACGCTGCGTCTTGACCTTTTCAGCAATGAAATTTACGTGTTCACGCCAAAAGGTTTGGTAAAGCAATTGCCGGACGGCGCAAGCCCTCTTGATTTCGCATTTTTAATCCATACCGATGTCGGTTTCCACTGTGTGGGCGCGAAAGTCAACGGACGGCTCGTTCCCCTTTCGACAAAACTGAAAAGCGGGGATACGGTTGAGATTATTACGGATAAAAACCGTTATCCGAGCCGTGACTGGCTGAAACTGGTAAAAACTTCAAAAGCGCGTTCCAAAATTCAGAATTATCTGCGTACGGAGGAACGGGAAAAAGCCATCGCCCTCGGCAGGGATATGCTTGAAAAAGAAGGGCGGAAAATGGGCATTAACGTTATCCGCGCAGTGAAAGACGGAACCTTGAGCGATTTGATTTCTGAATTTTCCGCTTCCAGTGTTGACGATTTGTTCGCAAGCGTCGGGTATGCGAAGTTCACCCCTAAAAAGATTTTAACCAAATTACAGGCGTTGATCGACCCTAAAAACATTGAACCGCAAGATACGCCGACAAAGCCTTCGACCGCTGACAATAAGGACCATACCGGCGGTATTGTCGTAAAGGGAATTGACGATACTCTGGTGCATTTTGCAAAATGCTGCAAGCCGGTTCCGGGTGATCAGGTTGTCGGCTTTATCAGCCGCGGGCGCGGGGTTATCGTCCATTTGTCCAATTGCCCGCACCTTTTGGATTTGGAGCCGGAACGGCTCATTTCCGTAACATGGCAAAATGAAGAGCCCAGACCGTTTCCTGCGACAATCAAAGTTTCCGCTAAAAACGAAAAAGGTCTGCTTGCTTCTATTTCTGCTGAAATTGCCAATTCCGACGTAAATATCGAAAGCCTGATTTTGACAAGCACCATTGACGGAAAGGCTGAAGTCGATTTCACCGTTGAAGTTACGGATGCCGTGCATTTGTATCAGCTTATGGATAAAATCAGAAAATTGCCTAATATTTTAGAGGCTGTCCGCGGCATGAGCGATTACGTATAG
- a CDS encoding peptide-binding protein — translation MNKNFLKIFLGACFFFVLCSCGSESEPKTDKALSLECIEIPEEPEYGGSLVLASIGEPSNLIPILAADSASHEIAGFLYTSLLKYDKEYNIVPLAAKKFEILEEGRLFRFELRDDIYWQDGTQLTADDVYFTYRLTIDPDTPTPYAADCLLVKEFKQTGKFSFEVRYAEPYARAVITWMMAILPKHVLEHETITQTAFSRNPIGAGPFKLKEWKTGSYLILEANERYFEGRPYIDRFVYRIIPDVTTIFLEAKAGKVDYLGLTTQQYLLQTQGKEWEEKWQKYKYLANGYTFIGFNLKHPFFQDRLVRQALAHATNKDDVIKGALLGLGEKSIGPFKPDTWVYNKNIGSYAYDPQKALELFAEAGWTKGKDGYLQKDGQRFSFTVLLNQGNKERENVLLILQAEWAKVGIEMKIRTVEWATFINEFVMKGRYDAVILAWNILEDPDVSSVWHSSAIRQNGLNFVYFKNAEADMLLEKARASTDREIRKKYYDRFQEILHEEQPYLFLYVPYALPMVQKRFQGIEPAVSGITHNMEKWWIPAFLQ, via the coding sequence ATGAATAAAAATTTTTTAAAAATTTTTTTGGGCGCATGTTTCTTTTTCGTTCTTTGCTCCTGCGGTTCCGAAAGCGAACCGAAAACGGACAAGGCTCTTTCTCTTGAATGTATTGAAATCCCGGAAGAACCGGAATATGGAGGAAGCCTTGTTTTGGCAAGTATCGGCGAACCTTCTAATTTAATCCCTATTTTGGCTGCCGATTCCGCTTCCCATGAAATCGCCGGTTTTTTGTACACCTCGCTTTTGAAATACGACAAGGAATACAATATTGTTCCGCTTGCGGCAAAAAAATTTGAAATTTTGGAAGAGGGGCGTCTGTTCCGCTTTGAATTGCGGGACGATATTTACTGGCAGGACGGAACACAGCTGACCGCTGACGATGTTTATTTCACATACCGGCTGACGATCGATCCCGATACGCCGACGCCTTATGCCGCCGATTGCTTACTGGTTAAAGAATTTAAGCAGACAGGAAAATTTTCCTTTGAAGTCCGTTATGCGGAACCGTATGCCCGGGCTGTCATCACGTGGATGATGGCGATTTTGCCGAAGCATGTATTGGAACATGAAACCATTACTCAAACGGCTTTTTCCAGAAATCCCATAGGGGCGGGTCCGTTCAAATTAAAGGAATGGAAAACTGGCTCGTATCTTATACTTGAAGCGAATGAACGATATTTTGAGGGACGCCCGTATATCGACCGGTTCGTGTATAGGATCATTCCCGATGTGACAACGATTTTTTTGGAGGCGAAAGCGGGAAAAGTCGATTATTTGGGGCTGACGACGCAGCAGTATCTGCTGCAGACTCAAGGAAAGGAATGGGAAGAAAAATGGCAGAAATACAAATATCTCGCCAACGGATACACGTTTATCGGTTTTAATTTGAAACACCCGTTTTTTCAAGACAGGCTCGTGCGTCAGGCTTTAGCCCATGCAACCAATAAGGATGATGTGATAAAAGGGGCTTTGCTCGGACTTGGGGAGAAAAGCATAGGACCTTTCAAGCCTGATACGTGGGTATATAATAAAAACATAGGAAGTTACGCCTATGACCCTCAAAAAGCATTGGAACTTTTTGCGGAAGCGGGTTGGACAAAAGGAAAAGACGGGTATTTGCAAAAAGACGGACAGCGTTTTTCTTTTACCGTTTTGCTTAATCAAGGCAATAAGGAACGGGAAAATGTTTTGCTCATTTTGCAGGCGGAATGGGCGAAAGTTGGAATTGAAATGAAAATCCGGACTGTTGAATGGGCGACGTTCATTAATGAATTTGTGATGAAAGGGCGGTATGACGCTGTGATTTTGGCATGGAACATTTTGGAAGACCCTGATGTGTCCAGCGTTTGGCATTCATCCGCCATACGGCAAAACGGGCTGAATTTCGTGTATTTTAAAAATGCGGAAGCGGATATGCTTTTGGAGAAAGCCCGCGCGTCGACAGACAGGGAAATACGGAAAAAATATTATGACAGGTTTCAGGAAATTTTGCATGAGGAACAACCCTATTTATTTTTGTATGTCCCCTATGCCTTGCCAATGGTGCAGAAACGTTTTCAAGGCATAGAGCCCGCCGTTTCCGGAATTACCCATAATATGGAAAAATGGTGGATACCCGCTTTTCTGCAATAG
- a CDS encoding DEAD/DEAH box helicase, giving the protein MSRRHESTLCSALEHFIQQTIPEYITDTGKMIVAENGISNLLWHMEDTYSQASCTVHGEDFQAYSPTITIRLSDKHVEYQCNCMESFGSPCRHVAALALSALSSIDVSQDTPSETTSIRPEWRQSFRNFFATSSEPETGRHYFLFRFFPEPGRLSVEFYRARQNKTGLSTVRQAVTLENILQNPDWCDYSPELPKVLKQIAEYLDYYGHRVEIPDGLLSWFFWALRNEEYIFWKDTEKPCTIESSTMDLKLRPSLDDDGLRFDIMLQKEEKKPFSIQWDEDRPDQTVATFHGQIPLWVCWNQCFYPVQTCLNHDVIQSLVQASPVIPQEDISEFLDRVWTRLPSSELYEQEEFLKIMEPVFQPGSYNPKLFLDEEGSLLTLEIQNIYESIHGEFILPGPNPDFQTGSYVFEGQTFLLRRAQDEEASLLSQLSEMRFQPRNNKLWFMEPEEAISFLLDSYPTLLQNWRVYGETTLSRYKVRTTTPTINASVQSNEQEKWFSLDVNVEYEGQSLPLEKIWKAWLKGKRYVQLKDGSYASLPESWLERLAHKLKVLGLDPNKPPKHHFKQFEAPVLDSILDDLPNTIEDSFWSKLRDNIRHFKEVEQIQTPKGLNASLRPYQIQGISYLNFLDEYGFGGILADEMGLGKTIQTLAFIQHMKNKGAVGPNLIVVPTSVLPNWDREAEKFVPDLKRVIVYGTRRENIFRKIADADIVITTYALLRRDLEELEQYDFNSIILDEAQNIKNPNTITTKSVRNIHARMRLCLSGTPIENNLFELWSLFEFLMPGFLGSQHAFQRGIIKPIKEGDTETLDYLRTRVKPFILRRTKAEVVKDLPPKVESVTYCAMSEEQTELYASLARKLREQVLADVDEKGMAKSQMSILDALLKLRQICCHPKLLKMDMPGFSTNISSGKFETFKDMVINLVEEGHKILVFSQFVQMLQQISAWLQMTDIPFCYLDGSSKDRLEQVDKFNNSPDIPIFLISLKAGGTGLNLTSADYVIHYDPWWNPAVESQATDRAHRIGQAKQVFSYKLICQNTVEEKILKLQEMKRGVAEAVIPGQDSWKSLTRDDLEMLFEV; this is encoded by the coding sequence ATGAGTAGACGCCATGAAAGTACATTATGCTCCGCACTGGAACATTTCATTCAGCAAACAATTCCTGAATATATCACCGACACAGGAAAAATGATTGTTGCAGAAAATGGAATCAGCAATCTGCTTTGGCATATGGAAGATACATACAGCCAAGCAAGCTGCACCGTGCACGGAGAAGATTTCCAAGCTTACAGCCCGACCATCACCATCCGGCTGAGCGATAAGCATGTCGAATATCAATGCAACTGCATGGAGTCTTTCGGAAGTCCCTGCCGCCACGTGGCGGCGCTCGCCCTCAGCGCGCTGTCCTCCATAGATGTTTCTCAGGATACCCCCAGCGAAACCACGAGTATACGCCCCGAATGGCGGCAAAGTTTCAGAAATTTCTTTGCGACAAGTTCCGAACCGGAAACCGGCAGGCATTATTTCCTTTTTAGATTTTTCCCCGAACCCGGACGCTTATCCGTTGAATTTTACCGCGCAAGACAAAACAAAACAGGACTTTCCACTGTCAGGCAGGCTGTGACCCTTGAAAATATTTTGCAAAATCCTGACTGGTGCGACTATTCCCCCGAACTTCCCAAAGTTTTAAAACAAATTGCGGAATACCTCGATTATTACGGACACAGGGTCGAAATTCCGGACGGGCTCTTATCTTGGTTTTTTTGGGCGCTGCGCAATGAAGAATATATTTTTTGGAAAGATACGGAAAAACCTTGCACCATCGAAAGTTCAACCATGGACTTGAAACTGCGTCCGTCCCTTGACGACGACGGTCTGCGTTTCGATATCATGCTCCAAAAAGAAGAAAAGAAACCTTTTTCCATTCAATGGGATGAAGACAGACCCGACCAAACCGTCGCGACATTCCATGGGCAAATTCCTCTTTGGGTATGCTGGAACCAATGCTTTTATCCCGTACAGACCTGCCTGAACCATGATGTCATCCAATCGCTGGTACAAGCCAGCCCCGTTATTCCGCAAGAAGATATTTCAGAATTTTTAGACAGGGTTTGGACGCGTCTTCCTTCTTCGGAACTTTATGAACAGGAAGAATTTCTGAAAATCATGGAACCGGTATTCCAGCCGGGAAGCTATAATCCGAAGCTCTTCCTTGATGAGGAAGGCAGTTTGCTCACGCTTGAAATCCAAAACATTTATGAGAGCATACACGGGGAATTCATTCTTCCGGGCCCTAACCCCGACTTTCAAACGGGAAGCTATGTTTTTGAGGGGCAAACTTTCCTTCTGCGGCGCGCCCAGGATGAAGAGGCTTCCCTTTTATCCCAGCTTTCCGAAATGCGTTTTCAACCCCGTAACAACAAACTTTGGTTCATGGAGCCTGAAGAAGCCATTTCTTTCCTTTTGGACTCCTATCCGACCCTGCTGCAAAACTGGCGGGTATACGGGGAAACCACCCTTTCACGCTACAAAGTCCGCACGACCACGCCGACCATCAATGCCAGCGTGCAAAGCAATGAACAAGAAAAATGGTTCTCCCTCGATGTCAATGTGGAATACGAAGGACAAAGCCTGCCTCTTGAAAAAATTTGGAAAGCCTGGCTCAAGGGAAAACGCTATGTGCAATTAAAAGACGGCTCATATGCGAGTTTGCCGGAATCATGGCTTGAAAGGCTTGCCCATAAGCTGAAAGTCCTCGGTCTCGACCCCAACAAACCACCGAAACATCATTTCAAACAATTTGAAGCGCCCGTTCTTGACAGTATTCTGGACGATTTGCCCAACACCATTGAAGATTCTTTTTGGAGCAAATTGCGCGACAATATCCGTCACTTTAAGGAAGTGGAACAAATCCAAACACCTAAAGGACTTAATGCGTCTTTGCGCCCATACCAAATCCAAGGTATTTCCTATCTCAATTTCCTTGACGAATATGGTTTCGGCGGTATTTTGGCTGACGAAATGGGTCTTGGCAAAACCATACAAACGCTCGCTTTCATTCAGCACATGAAAAACAAAGGAGCTGTCGGTCCGAACCTCATTGTCGTTCCGACTTCCGTTCTACCGAACTGGGACCGGGAAGCCGAAAAATTCGTGCCTGATTTGAAACGTGTCATTGTTTACGGCACGCGCCGTGAAAACATTTTCCGGAAAATCGCGGATGCCGACATTGTCATCACCACCTACGCCCTTTTGCGCCGCGACCTTGAAGAACTGGAGCAATACGATTTCAACTCCATTATCCTTGATGAAGCGCAAAACATCAAAAACCCCAACACCATAACGACAAAGAGCGTCCGCAATATCCATGCCCGCATGCGTCTTTGCTTATCAGGTACGCCTATCGAGAACAACCTTTTTGAATTATGGAGCCTGTTTGAATTTCTTATGCCGGGATTTCTCGGTTCGCAGCACGCTTTCCAACGCGGCATTATCAAACCCATCAAAGAGGGCGACACCGAAACCCTCGATTATTTGCGTACAAGGGTGAAACCCTTTATTTTACGCCGTACCAAAGCCGAAGTTGTCAAAGATCTGCCTCCGAAAGTGGAAAGCGTCACCTACTGCGCCATGTCGGAAGAACAAACGGAACTCTATGCTTCCCTCGCCCGCAAACTGCGTGAACAGGTGCTTGCCGACGTGGACGAAAAAGGCATGGCGAAAAGCCAGATGTCCATTTTGGACGCCTTGCTCAAATTGCGTCAGATTTGCTGCCATCCGAAACTTCTCAAAATGGATATGCCGGGATTTAGCACAAATATTTCTTCCGGAAAATTTGAAACCTTTAAAGACATGGTTATCAACCTTGTGGAAGAAGGGCATAAAATCTTGGTATTTTCCCAATTTGTGCAAATGCTGCAGCAAATCAGCGCTTGGCTGCAAATGACGGATATTCCGTTCTGTTATCTCGACGGTTCAAGCAAAGACCGTTTGGAACAAGTGGATAAATTCAATAACAGTCCTGATATTCCTATTTTCCTTATTTCCTTAAAAGCGGGCGGCACGGGGCTCAACCTCACCAGCGCGGACTATGTCATCCACTATGACCCATGGTGGAACCCCGCTGTCGAAAGCCAAGCGACAGACCGCGCACACCGTATCGGACAGGCAAAACAAGTTTTCTCCTATAAGCTGATTTGCCAAAATACGGTTGAAGAAAAAATCCTCAAATTACAGGAAATGAAACGGGGCGTCGCCGAAGCTGTCATTCCGGGACAGGATTCGTGGAAATCGCTTACGCGGGATGATTTGGAAATGCTCTTTGAAGTGTAA
- the xerD gene encoding site-specific tyrosine recombinase XerD, translated as MSAYTEEWLNSLLVQQGLSEHTISAYRQDLETLHAFTDQNKSPLDTLDEDDLLLFSIFLRQKGDSKRTIARRLSCIRKFFAWLFEEKHIGKNPAELLDSPKIPLYLPEVLNMEEIQKILSAPNPATKLGQRDTAILHLLYASGVRVSELINIKPTDIDFQKGIIRVFGKGKKERLIPIHGLALSVLTDYLQNTRKQFIKDIPGDAELFLNRSGKKLTRQAIWKLIKRYGQSAEIQGIISPHTLRHSFATHLLEGGADLRTVQILLGHSDLTATELYTHICQQKIQEIYSRAHPRCGVK; from the coding sequence ATGTCAGCATACACTGAGGAATGGTTAAATTCCCTGCTCGTCCAACAAGGTTTATCGGAACATACGATATCGGCATACAGACAAGATTTGGAAACGCTGCACGCTTTCACAGACCAAAACAAAAGCCCGCTGGATACACTTGACGAAGACGACTTATTGCTTTTTTCAATTTTTTTACGCCAAAAAGGAGACAGCAAACGCACCATCGCAAGACGCTTATCCTGCATACGGAAATTTTTCGCATGGCTTTTCGAGGAAAAACATATCGGCAAAAATCCTGCGGAACTGCTGGACAGCCCCAAAATCCCCCTATATTTGCCCGAAGTTCTGAACATGGAAGAAATACAAAAAATACTCTCTGCTCCCAACCCTGCAACCAAATTGGGACAGCGGGACACGGCGATCCTGCATTTGCTCTATGCCTCCGGCGTGCGCGTGAGCGAACTTATCAATATAAAACCCACAGACATAGATTTTCAAAAAGGCATTATCCGTGTTTTCGGCAAAGGCAAAAAAGAACGCCTCATCCCCATACATGGCTTAGCCCTTTCCGTTCTTACCGATTATCTGCAAAACACACGCAAACAATTCATCAAAGACATTCCCGGCGATGCCGAACTTTTTTTAAACCGTTCCGGCAAAAAACTCACCCGCCAAGCCATTTGGAAACTTATTAAACGCTACGGACAGTCAGCTGAAATCCAGGGGATTATTTCTCCGCATACCTTGCGCCACAGTTTCGCCACCCACCTTTTGGAAGGCGGAGCGGATTTAAGAACGGTGCAAATTTTGCTGGGGCACAGCGACCTTACCGCAACAGAACTCTATACCCATATTTGCCAGCAAAAAATTCAAGAAATTTATTCCCGCGCACACCCCCGCTGCGGGGTAAAATAA
- a CDS encoding NAD(P)H-dependent glycerol-3-phosphate dehydrogenase, giving the protein MHIAVLGGGNFGTCLAHVLAKSGHDTHLVLRDENVAKSINTIHENSKYLSGIKLCKRIEATTQFGVLTGCEYWIIALPCQKQAELLPRFVPYFGEMTTLINVAKGIDLKRLLPLSMVVPQIFGLEDESARYAVLSGPSFAKEVALDMPTACTLACADESRAVHLRDIFTTPYFRCYSSTDVLGVELGGAIKNIYAIAAGVSDGLNYGDNARASLVTRGLAEMCRLGLAMGANFQTFMGLSGIGDLMLTCNGDLSRNRQVGLRLGKGEKIDEIIASMNSVAEGVATTHAVYAMAQNLGVEMPITYTMKKILDGEFTPQDGLQYLLSREQKPERF; this is encoded by the coding sequence ATGCATATAGCTGTTCTCGGCGGGGGCAATTTCGGCACGTGCTTAGCCCATGTCCTTGCAAAATCAGGGCATGATACGCATCTTGTCCTGCGTGATGAAAATGTCGCCAAGTCCATAAACACGATACATGAAAACAGCAAGTATCTGTCAGGAATAAAGCTCTGCAAACGGATTGAGGCGACAACGCAGTTCGGGGTGCTGACCGGGTGCGAGTATTGGATTATCGCTTTGCCTTGCCAAAAACAAGCGGAACTTCTGCCGCGTTTCGTTCCTTATTTCGGAGAAATGACAACATTGATAAATGTTGCAAAAGGTATTGATTTGAAAAGACTTTTGCCTTTATCGATGGTTGTTCCGCAAATTTTCGGCTTGGAGGATGAATCAGCCCGTTACGCTGTTTTGTCAGGACCTTCCTTTGCCAAGGAAGTGGCTCTCGATATGCCCACGGCTTGTACGCTTGCCTGCGCAGATGAAAGCCGTGCCGTGCATTTGCGCGATATTTTCACGACGCCATATTTCCGTTGTTATTCTTCTACCGATGTTTTGGGTGTGGAACTTGGCGGAGCGATAAAAAATATTTATGCGATAGCGGCCGGCGTGAGCGACGGTTTGAACTATGGCGACAATGCCAGAGCCTCTTTGGTGACGCGGGGTTTGGCGGAAATGTGCCGGCTTGGTTTGGCTATGGGAGCGAATTTTCAAACATTTATGGGCTTGTCGGGTATCGGTGATTTGATGCTGACTTGTAACGGGGATTTGTCCAGAAACAGGCAAGTCGGTCTGCGTCTTGGCAAAGGTGAAAAAATCGATGAGATCATAGCAAGCATGAACAGCGTCGCTGAAGGCGTGGCGACAACGCATGCCGTATATGCCATGGCGCAAAATCTTGGGGTTGAAATGCCCATAACGTATACCATGAAGAAAATTTTAGACGGTGAATTTACCCCGCAAGACGGGTTGCAATATCTTCTCAGCCGGGAACAGAAGCCGGAACGTTTTTAG
- a CDS encoding isocitrate lyase/PEP mutase family protein, with amino-acid sequence MITDKQRDLAKKFMNMHHANKMFILANAWDAGSAYIFKKEGFEALGTTSQGMALSYGYADGQNMLFDDVVYAVESMTRRVDIPVSVDIERGFADNTDKVKANALRLLEAGAVGFNIEDGKQDKTLDELPFFLKKIQALAELKKECNLNFVINARTCTYWHNIGDEEYKLQVALERGKAFKEAGADCVFYPGAVPLESVKILVKEVGAPINILLTPATSDLDALREAGVRRLSIGSGPARSAYNHVIAMAEDLKKGETDKILKHAFVYAEANTYFKK; translated from the coding sequence ATGATAACGGATAAACAAAGAGATTTGGCAAAAAAATTCATGAACATGCATCATGCAAACAAGATGTTTATTTTGGCTAACGCATGGGATGCAGGTTCCGCCTATATTTTCAAAAAAGAAGGTTTTGAGGCTCTCGGCACGACAAGTCAGGGCATGGCTCTTTCCTATGGCTATGCGGACGGGCAAAATATGCTTTTCGATGATGTTGTTTATGCTGTCGAGAGCATGACAAGACGTGTCGATATTCCGGTAAGCGTCGATATTGAGCGCGGTTTTGCGGACAATACCGATAAGGTCAAGGCAAATGCGCTGCGGCTTTTGGAAGCGGGTGCGGTCGGTTTTAATATTGAGGACGGAAAACAGGATAAGACTCTTGATGAACTGCCGTTCTTTTTGAAAAAAATTCAGGCGTTGGCGGAGCTGAAAAAAGAATGTAATCTCAATTTTGTGATAAATGCAAGAACGTGCACGTATTGGCATAATATCGGCGATGAGGAATATAAACTGCAAGTCGCCCTTGAACGCGGAAAAGCGTTTAAAGAGGCAGGCGCCGACTGTGTTTTCTACCCCGGAGCGGTTCCTCTTGAAAGCGTTAAAATTTTGGTTAAAGAAGTCGGAGCGCCTATCAATATTTTGTTAACCCCCGCAACCAGTGATTTGGACGCGTTGCGCGAAGCCGGCGTCAGACGGCTCAGTATCGGTTCCGGTCCCGCAAGAAGCGCTTACAACCATGTGATCGCCATGGCGGAAGACTTGAAAAAAGGGGAAACGGACAAAATATTGAAACATGCTTTTGTTTATGCGGAAGCGAACACGTATTTTAAAAAATAA
- a CDS encoding methylated-DNA--[protein]-cysteine S-methyltransferase has protein sequence MKTKNDGELPLRTAYKKISISNGLVKHDLCIEIAYQKEIVYKVNAVEEQKETPLPDSFAQKVFFELAEFFSGKRKEFTFSVCFQGTEFQCRVWQEIAKIPYGRTISYTELAKRAGNPKACRAAARACHDNPLAFCVPCHRVIAKNGSIGGYGYGTAMKSALLNMERNMEKYNDNG, from the coding sequence ATGAAAACCAAAAATGACGGAGAACTTCCATTGCGGACGGCATATAAGAAAATTTCCATTTCCAATGGGCTTGTCAAGCATGATTTGTGCATAGAAATTGCCTATCAAAAAGAAATAGTGTATAAGGTAAATGCCGTTGAGGAGCAAAAAGAAACTCCTTTGCCGGATAGTTTTGCACAAAAGGTCTTTTTTGAACTTGCAGAATTTTTTTCGGGAAAAAGGAAGGAATTTACGTTTTCTGTTTGCTTTCAGGGCACAGAATTTCAATGCAGGGTTTGGCAGGAAATTGCAAAAATTCCTTACGGGCGGACCATAAGTTATACGGAACTGGCAAAACGTGCCGGAAATCCGAAAGCATGCAGGGCTGCGGCGAGGGCTTGCCATGACAATCCCCTTGCCTTTTGCGTTCCCTGCCACAGGGTTATTGCGAAAAACGGTTCCATCGGCGGATACGGATACGGTACGGCAATGAAAAGCGCCCTTTTAAATATGGAAAGAAATATGGAGAAATATAATGATAACGGATAA